One Psychrobacillus glaciei genomic region harbors:
- the scpB gene encoding SMC-Scp complex subunit ScpB, producing MNSTINLLSKMESLLFVSGDDGLTKKQLAFLTETTEELVTETLEKMMREYELNAERGIVIKQLAGTYQFVTKLANVKTIQKLVENPTSQSLSQASLEVLAIIAYKQPITRVEIEDIRGVKSERPIYTLSAKGLVQEVGRAEGTGRAILYGTTTEFLQYFGLQDIKALPPLPEEISVDEMEDADLFMTKFQEAFVKEE from the coding sequence GTGAATTCGACGATAAACTTATTGAGTAAAATGGAGAGCTTGCTATTTGTTAGTGGCGATGATGGGTTAACAAAAAAACAATTAGCATTTTTGACAGAAACAACAGAAGAACTAGTCACAGAAACGTTAGAAAAGATGATGCGAGAATATGAGTTGAATGCAGAGCGAGGCATTGTCATCAAACAACTGGCAGGTACCTATCAATTTGTGACCAAATTAGCCAATGTAAAAACGATACAAAAGTTAGTAGAAAATCCCACTTCCCAGTCACTTTCTCAAGCGTCATTAGAAGTGTTGGCAATTATTGCTTATAAACAACCAATTACAAGGGTAGAGATAGAAGATATTCGAGGAGTGAAGTCAGAAAGGCCAATCTATACGTTATCGGCGAAAGGTCTTGTACAAGAGGTTGGTCGCGCAGAAGGAACGGGAAGAGCCATTTTGTATGGTACAACAACCGAGTTTCTTCAATATTTTGGACTCCAAGATATTAAAGCACTTCCGCCATTGCCAGAAGAAATTTCTGTGGATGAAATGGAAGATGCGGATTTATTTATGACAAAGTTTCAAGAAGCATTTGTAAAAGAGGAATAA
- a CDS encoding D-alanyl-D-alanine carboxypeptidase family protein: MLFLFWQTNGVEASSSYVVIDVNSGRLLEGNNANAELPIASLTKVWTALTVLDSCDLNEEITISAQAASQEGSSLYLQAGEVWTVNSLLHGLLLQSGNDAAYALAEHTGGSIEGFIQMMNEKIQIAGMEHAHFTNPSGLHNDDHYASAFDMATMLRLALQNEDFYKIASAKTFKPKERNVQWRNKHKLLHYEDDAKAGKTGFTKRAGRTLVTYFKDGSKEIIVVTLNNSNDWKIHTSLADKIFANYEVVKVVEKGKYKLLNNETIEVKQDHFLLVNKEEKKQLQNVLHIPRKKDTNTPYLWNVYINNDLALRFNVTKIKR; the protein is encoded by the coding sequence TTGCTTTTCCTATTTTGGCAAACGAATGGAGTTGAGGCTTCATCGTCCTATGTTGTAATTGATGTCAATTCCGGAAGATTACTAGAAGGGAATAATGCTAATGCTGAACTTCCGATTGCTAGTTTAACGAAGGTCTGGACAGCTTTAACCGTGTTGGATTCTTGCGATTTGAATGAAGAAATAACTATTTCAGCACAAGCCGCCTCCCAAGAAGGGTCCTCTCTATACTTGCAAGCAGGGGAGGTTTGGACTGTGAATTCTCTGCTTCACGGGCTTCTTTTGCAATCTGGAAATGATGCTGCTTATGCACTTGCGGAACATACAGGCGGTTCAATCGAAGGATTTATCCAAATGATGAACGAAAAAATTCAAATTGCAGGAATGGAGCATGCTCATTTCACGAACCCTTCTGGACTTCACAATGATGATCATTATGCATCTGCTTTTGACATGGCTACTATGCTTCGATTGGCGCTTCAAAACGAAGACTTTTATAAAATTGCATCCGCTAAAACTTTTAAGCCAAAAGAACGCAATGTCCAATGGAGAAATAAGCATAAGCTTCTGCATTATGAGGATGATGCTAAAGCTGGTAAAACAGGTTTCACCAAAAGAGCTGGTAGAACACTTGTAACGTATTTCAAAGATGGATCGAAAGAAATTATTGTCGTTACTTTAAATAATTCAAATGATTGGAAAATACATACTTCTTTAGCGGATAAAATTTTCGCTAACTATGAAGTTGTGAAAGTTGTAGAAAAAGGCAAATATAAATTGTTGAATAACGAGACTATTGAAGTAAAGCAGGACCACTTTTTATTGGTGAATAAAGAAGAGAAAAAACAATTACAAAATGTATTACATATTCCTAGAAAAAAAGATACAAATACTCCTTATTTGTGGAACGTTTATATAAATAATGATCTTGCTTTGCGATTTAATGTAACGAAAATAAAAAGATAA
- a CDS encoding pseudouridine synthase has translation MERLQKVLAHAGVASRRKSEEMILQGKVKVNGKVVTELGIKVTDADTVEVEGVKLEKEQKVYYLLYKPRGVISAVTDDKGRKTVTDLLPHVTERLYPVGRLDYETSGVLLLTNDGDFSYALTHPKFKVDKTYVARVKGIPLKEQLRPLERGVVLEDGKTAPARVKLLSSERKTDKAIIEITIHEGKNRQVRRMFDAIGFPVQKLKRERFGFLTLHSLNAGEWRELSTHEVKQLRVLAETGKIGN, from the coding sequence TTGGAGAGATTACAAAAAGTACTTGCTCACGCAGGTGTAGCATCAAGAAGAAAGTCAGAAGAAATGATTTTACAAGGTAAAGTTAAAGTAAATGGTAAAGTAGTGACGGAACTTGGTATAAAAGTGACGGATGCGGATACAGTGGAAGTAGAAGGAGTTAAGTTAGAAAAAGAACAAAAAGTATACTATTTGCTTTATAAACCAAGAGGAGTTATTTCGGCGGTAACAGATGATAAAGGGAGAAAGACTGTAACTGATCTGCTACCACATGTGACAGAACGGCTCTATCCAGTAGGTAGATTAGATTATGAAACATCTGGTGTGTTATTACTTACAAATGATGGCGATTTTTCATATGCATTGACGCATCCTAAATTTAAAGTCGATAAAACCTATGTTGCAAGAGTAAAAGGGATTCCGCTTAAAGAACAATTACGCCCATTAGAACGTGGAGTTGTTTTAGAAGATGGTAAAACTGCCCCAGCTCGAGTGAAATTATTATCTTCCGAACGCAAAACAGATAAAGCAATCATTGAAATTACAATTCATGAAGGTAAAAATAGACAAGTTCGACGCATGTTTGATGCAATTGGGTTCCCAGTGCAAAAATTAAAACGGGAACGATTTGGCTTCTTAACATTGCATAGTCTTAATGCTGGAGAGTGGAGAGAACTGTCTACTCATGAAGTAAAACAGTTACGAGTTCTTGCCGAAACAGGTAAAATAGGGAACTAA
- the resA gene encoding thiol-disulfide oxidoreductase ResA: MAQSKKKRLYIRSVILVVLTLAIVFTIYSNLNKEKNAVLQVGDKAPDFVLIDMQGNEHRLSDYKGKGVFLNFWGTWCKPCATEMPAMDNQYNIYKDQGVQTLAINIAESDLKVNSFAKRFGLSFPIAIDRNKSVMELYNIDPLPTTFLINPEGRIVKIIKGQMTEKDIANFMGQVKPS, encoded by the coding sequence ATGGCTCAATCGAAAAAGAAACGGTTATACATAAGATCCGTTATTTTGGTAGTGCTTACATTAGCGATTGTATTTACTATTTATTCAAACTTAAATAAAGAAAAAAATGCAGTACTTCAAGTAGGTGACAAAGCGCCAGATTTTGTTTTGATTGATATGCAAGGAAATGAGCATAGACTTTCAGATTATAAAGGCAAAGGAGTATTCTTGAACTTTTGGGGAACTTGGTGTAAACCATGTGCAACAGAAATGCCTGCAATGGACAATCAATACAACATTTATAAGGATCAAGGAGTTCAAACATTAGCGATCAATATTGCTGAGTCTGATCTGAAAGTAAATAGTTTTGCAAAACGTTTTGGATTATCTTTCCCTATAGCAATCGATCGAAATAAAAGTGTCATGGAATTATATAATATAGACCCATTGCCTACTACTTTTTTAATCAATCCAGAAGGTAGGATTGTAAAAATTATAAAAGGTCAAATGACAGAGAAAGATATTGCTAATTTTATGGGTCAGGTTAAACCTTCCTAA
- the resB gene encoding cytochrome c biogenesis protein ResB: MDKIVCTCGNVNPAGTELCESCGRPLNKEVSEKKLVDMRYEGSARRSQTYNKTIIDKIWNFFSSVKVGMWLITCILVAAAIGTILPQVFYVPATREADIAAYYERVYGTFGKLYYNLGLSDLYSSWWFQTLVGMLGISLVIASLDRVIPLYKSLKKQKTKRHISFLSRQRIYGIGEVETPKDSIDKAEAKLKRMHFKVKREGNAILAEKGRFSRWGPYINHLGLILFLFGVMLRAIPGFYVDETMWLREGETLHIPKADGYFLESKQFTYETYSKEESSEVFGEAIDRVGSIAKNYQTDVTLYKGSEDAIAGKSENLEFVKDASIQVNKPLKFNNFSVFQMDFRLDELKSMTFQLQDKASKESFGEFTIDLANPQSDYDFKNGYKVEILDYYADFTGFEDGVPQSKSPLPNNPAFLVKMYSPEFPKGETSFVMIKETLEPLGETKHKIAFQSVETRDVSGLTIRKDLTLPIIGLGGLIFMIGVAQGSYWNHRRIWLQLLENGQVVIAAHTNKNWLSIMKDLDAVSEVAVLPPYEDQQDLDSKAEKEEGV; this comes from the coding sequence ATGGACAAAATAGTTTGTACATGTGGGAACGTAAATCCAGCTGGTACAGAATTATGTGAGAGCTGTGGTCGTCCTTTAAACAAAGAAGTAAGCGAAAAAAAACTTGTAGATATGCGTTATGAAGGTTCTGCAAGACGTTCTCAAACATATAACAAAACAATTATTGATAAAATATGGAACTTTTTTTCGAGCGTGAAGGTTGGTATGTGGTTAATTACTTGCATTTTAGTTGCCGCTGCCATTGGTACGATACTTCCGCAAGTTTTTTATGTTCCCGCGACTAGAGAAGCCGATATTGCGGCATATTATGAAAGAGTATATGGCACTTTTGGTAAACTATACTATAACTTGGGGTTATCCGATTTATATAGCTCCTGGTGGTTCCAAACATTAGTCGGCATGCTTGGTATTTCATTAGTTATTGCAAGTCTAGATCGTGTAATTCCCCTCTACAAATCATTAAAGAAACAAAAAACAAAACGACATATTAGTTTTTTAAGTCGTCAACGCATTTATGGAATTGGTGAAGTTGAGACACCTAAGGATTCAATAGACAAAGCGGAAGCTAAGTTGAAAAGAATGCATTTTAAAGTGAAACGCGAAGGAAATGCCATTTTAGCGGAAAAGGGACGTTTTTCACGGTGGGGTCCCTATATTAATCATCTTGGTCTAATCCTCTTTTTATTTGGCGTTATGTTACGAGCTATTCCGGGATTTTATGTCGATGAAACAATGTGGCTTAGAGAGGGAGAAACGCTTCACATACCTAAAGCAGATGGTTATTTCTTGGAAAGCAAACAGTTCACTTACGAGACGTATTCAAAAGAAGAATCTTCAGAAGTATTTGGTGAAGCAATTGATCGAGTTGGCTCTATCGCTAAAAATTATCAGACAGATGTTACTTTATACAAGGGTTCAGAAGATGCGATAGCAGGAAAATCAGAGAATTTAGAATTTGTTAAAGATGCATCCATACAAGTGAATAAACCACTAAAATTTAATAACTTTTCAGTGTTTCAAATGGATTTCCGTTTGGATGAGTTAAAATCCATGACTTTCCAATTACAAGATAAAGCATCGAAAGAATCCTTCGGAGAATTCACTATAGATCTAGCTAATCCTCAATCTGATTATGATTTTAAAAATGGTTATAAGGTAGAGATATTAGATTATTATGCTGATTTTACAGGATTCGAGGATGGAGTCCCACAATCAAAATCACCACTTCCAAATAATCCTGCATTTTTAGTTAAAATGTATAGTCCCGAATTTCCAAAAGGGGAAACAAGCTTTGTTATGATAAAAGAAACACTTGAGCCATTAGGTGAAACAAAACATAAAATTGCCTTCCAAAGTGTTGAAACAAGAGATGTCTCTGGTTTAACCATACGAAAAGATTTAACACTTCCTATTATCGGGCTTGGAGGACTTATCTTCATGATTGGAGTAGCTCAAGGGTCGTACTGGAACCATCGTCGTATTTGGTTGCAACTATTAGAAAATGGTCAAGTTGTAATTGCTGCCCATACAAACAAAAACTGGCTAAGCATTATGAAAGATTTAGATGCAGTGTCAGAAGTAGCGGTGCTTCCGCCATATGAAGATCAACAAGATTTAGATTCTAAAGCAGAAAAAGAGGAAGGGGTATAA
- the ccsB gene encoding c-type cytochrome biogenesis protein CcsB: protein MEMVSLSSNLLFIAFIAYLIATFLFGGAVKGSSSEASKSFERWGKLAISVTILGFIANVGYFITRWIAAGHAPVSNLFEFTTAFGMMVVGAFILLYFLYRTPALGLFALPIAILIIAYASMFPKDINPLIPALKSYWLTVHVITAALGESILAISAVAGFIWLLKNIDLTKKSKQRFWIEAVMYVIVLVLGFVVATTSFSLADYKAEYNYVDKEGNAAKMEYDMPPIFGMNKSEAITENAMAPLVEMPPLVNAKKLTIVTWSVLFGTVLYVLLRLILRKRIAAVLQPFAKKANSQFMDEIGYRSVLIGFPVFTLGALIFAMIWAHEAWSRFWGWDPKEVWALITWLFYAVFLHLRLTKGWQGEKSAWLALIGFIIIMFNLVAVNLIIAGLHSYA, encoded by the coding sequence ATGGAGATGGTATCACTTAGTAGTAACTTATTGTTTATTGCGTTTATCGCTTATTTAATAGCAACCTTTTTATTTGGAGGTGCAGTAAAGGGTTCGAGCTCAGAAGCTTCTAAGTCTTTTGAGCGTTGGGGTAAATTAGCAATAAGTGTGACTATTCTTGGATTTATAGCTAATGTTGGTTACTTTATTACTAGATGGATTGCTGCTGGACATGCTCCGGTAAGTAATCTATTTGAGTTTACAACGGCCTTTGGTATGATGGTCGTTGGTGCATTTATCTTACTTTATTTTCTATACAGAACTCCTGCACTTGGACTTTTTGCTTTACCTATTGCAATATTAATCATTGCATATGCGAGCATGTTCCCAAAAGATATTAATCCATTAATACCAGCACTAAAAAGTTATTGGTTAACTGTACATGTAATTACTGCTGCACTTGGTGAATCTATTTTGGCGATTAGTGCTGTTGCTGGTTTTATTTGGTTATTAAAAAACATTGACCTAACTAAAAAATCTAAGCAACGTTTTTGGATAGAAGCTGTTATGTATGTCATTGTGTTAGTTCTAGGATTTGTTGTTGCAACTACTTCTTTTTCTTTAGCAGATTATAAAGCTGAGTATAATTACGTAGATAAAGAAGGAAACGCTGCTAAAATGGAATATGATATGCCGCCTATTTTCGGTATGAATAAATCAGAAGCAATCACTGAAAATGCAATGGCGCCATTAGTGGAAATGCCACCACTTGTAAATGCTAAAAAACTTACGATCGTTACTTGGTCTGTCCTTTTTGGAACAGTGCTGTATGTATTACTACGTTTAATTTTACGTAAACGAATTGCTGCAGTCCTACAACCATTTGCGAAAAAAGCAAACTCTCAATTCATGGATGAAATAGGTTATCGCTCGGTGCTAATCGGATTCCCCGTATTCACACTAGGTGCACTTATTTTTGCAATGATTTGGGCGCATGAAGCATGGTCTAGATTCTGGGGTTGGGATCCTAAAGAAGTTTGGGCGCTTATTACATGGCTTTTTTATGCAGTATTTTTACATCTTCGCCTTACTAAAGGTTGGCAAGGTGAGAAATCTGCTTGGTTAGCTTTAATTGGGTTTATTATTATTATGTTTAACTTAGTTGCAGTTAATCTAATTATTGCTGGTTTACATTCTTATGCTTAA
- a CDS encoding response regulator transcription factor, protein MSEMIKLLVVDDEERIRRLLKMYLEREGYEVEEAENGEIALQLALENDYNCILLDIMMPEKDGIEVITELREHKQTPVIMLTAKGEEADRVEGFELGVDDYIVKPFSPREVVLRTKALLRRSAVLSPMQGTSASKDIVVFPHLTIDHDAHRVTADGVEVSLTPKEYELLYFLAKAPDKVFDREQLLKEVWHYDFFGDLRTVDTHVKRLREKLNRVSEKSAKMIVTVWGVGYKFEIVNE, encoded by the coding sequence ATGTCAGAAATGATTAAACTTTTAGTGGTGGATGACGAAGAACGTATTCGTCGCTTGTTGAAAATGTATTTAGAAAGAGAAGGATATGAAGTTGAAGAAGCGGAAAATGGAGAAATTGCTCTACAACTTGCATTAGAAAATGATTATAATTGCATATTATTAGATATTATGATGCCAGAAAAAGACGGAATCGAAGTAATAACAGAATTACGTGAACATAAACAAACTCCTGTCATTATGCTAACTGCTAAAGGAGAGGAAGCAGATAGAGTAGAAGGTTTTGAATTAGGGGTAGATGACTATATAGTGAAGCCTTTTAGCCCTAGAGAAGTAGTTTTGCGTACTAAAGCTCTTCTTAGAAGATCCGCCGTGTTGTCGCCAATGCAAGGAACTTCTGCTTCAAAAGATATCGTTGTATTCCCTCATCTAACTATTGATCACGATGCCCACCGTGTGACAGCAGATGGGGTGGAAGTTAGTTTAACGCCGAAAGAATATGAGTTACTCTATTTCTTAGCAAAGGCACCAGATAAAGTATTTGATCGGGAACAATTACTAAAAGAAGTTTGGCATTATGATTTCTTCGGAGATTTACGTACAGTAGATACACATGTAAAACGTTTGCGTGAAAAACTAAATAGGGTTTCTGAAAAGTCTGCGAAAATGATTGTAACTGTTTGGGGTGTAGGTTACAAATTTGAGATTGTCAATGAATAG
- a CDS encoding ATP-binding protein, producing MNRILNSVVGKLWGTILLLVLFVLFIVTVLMLEFLENFHTQQAEETLRQEAATIGKIVEQHDKVEDSLQIIQDILGAETNALIVRNSESVFLSIHDGLNEHVIKDKILSDSDLKKVYISNKTIIKKMLMPSMTKEDQMESYIILASPFESDKEVHGAVFIYQSLEVVNKTSNHTTRIVFLSGFIALLLTTMFSFFLTSRITSPLRTMREAALELAKGNFETKVPQLQRDEIGELGSAFNRMGKQLKNHVEVINQEKEQLSNILTAMTDAVITFNKDFHVLVSNPQADKLFQKWNINNETTDYSHLPAELYHLLDHVFNLEEELEEELGIKGSYFSVSISLLYSKEAVRGAVVVLRDMTEQNRLDKMRSDFIANVSHELRTPISMLQGYSEAIIDDVVTTEEDRKEMIRIIYDESKRMGRLVTELLDLARLESGYLSIFKEEVSIIPTIERITQKFDQIAKENNIRLVLEQNLKDPLFLELDEDRMEQVLTNLIDNALRHTEKKGSVTVRLTRLNHHLTIEVEDTGYGIPSEDLPYVFERFYKADKARTRGKSGTGLGLAIAKNIVERHAGNLSVESELGVGTKFIVQLPIT from the coding sequence ATGAATAGAATTTTGAACAGTGTTGTCGGGAAGCTATGGGGAACCATATTGCTTCTCGTCTTATTTGTGTTGTTTATTGTAACCGTATTAATGCTTGAATTTCTGGAGAACTTCCATACACAACAAGCAGAAGAAACATTAAGACAAGAAGCTGCAACCATCGGTAAAATAGTAGAGCAACACGATAAAGTAGAAGATTCGCTTCAAATCATACAAGATATACTGGGGGCAGAGACAAACGCTTTAATTGTCAGAAATTCGGAATCTGTTTTTTTATCGATTCATGATGGGTTAAACGAACATGTCATAAAAGATAAAATATTAAGTGATTCTGACCTCAAAAAAGTATATATTTCCAATAAAACAATTATAAAAAAAATGCTGATGCCCTCTATGACAAAAGAAGACCAAATGGAATCTTATATTATTTTAGCTTCTCCTTTTGAATCGGATAAGGAAGTACATGGGGCCGTCTTTATTTACCAGAGCTTAGAGGTAGTAAATAAAACATCTAATCATACGACGAGAATTGTTTTTTTATCTGGTTTTATTGCATTACTATTAACGACAATGTTTTCGTTCTTCTTAACTTCTAGAATTACTTCTCCACTACGTACGATGCGTGAAGCAGCATTAGAGTTAGCTAAAGGAAACTTTGAAACGAAAGTACCACAGCTACAAAGAGACGAAATAGGTGAACTTGGTTCTGCTTTCAACCGAATGGGAAAACAGTTGAAAAATCATGTCGAGGTAATTAACCAAGAAAAAGAGCAGTTATCGAATATCTTAACAGCTATGACAGATGCAGTTATAACATTTAATAAGGATTTTCATGTTCTTGTTAGTAATCCTCAAGCCGATAAGCTATTTCAAAAATGGAATATAAATAACGAAACGACGGATTACTCACATCTACCAGCTGAGTTATATCATTTACTCGATCATGTTTTCAATTTAGAAGAAGAGTTAGAAGAAGAATTGGGTATTAAAGGTTCCTACTTCTCGGTATCCATTAGTTTACTTTATAGTAAAGAAGCAGTACGCGGAGCAGTGGTTGTGCTTAGAGATATGACCGAACAGAACCGTCTAGACAAAATGCGTTCAGACTTTATCGCCAATGTATCGCATGAACTTAGAACTCCAATATCCATGCTTCAAGGATACAGCGAAGCAATCATTGATGATGTGGTCACGACAGAAGAAGATCGAAAAGAAATGATTCGTATTATCTATGATGAGTCGAAACGAATGGGAAGATTAGTGACAGAACTTTTAGACTTAGCTCGTTTAGAATCGGGGTATTTAAGTATTTTCAAAGAGGAAGTCTCCATAATACCAACGATTGAACGAATTACCCAAAAATTTGATCAAATAGCAAAGGAAAACAATATTCGATTAGTGCTTGAGCAAAATCTTAAAGATCCACTATTCTTAGAATTAGATGAAGATCGAATGGAACAAGTGCTTACAAACTTAATAGACAATGCGCTACGTCATACAGAAAAAAAAGGCTCAGTAACGGTGAGATTAACCCGACTGAATCATCACTTGACTATCGAAGTAGAGGATACTGGTTATGGTATTCCGAGTGAAGATCTTCCTTACGTATTTGAACGTTTTTACAAAGCAGACAAAGCAAGAACAAGAGGGAAAAGTGGAACAGGTCTTGGTCTCGCTATAGCGAAGAATATTGTAGAACGGCATGCGGGCAACTTGTCTGTAGAAAGTGAATTAGGAGTTGGGACTAAATTCATTGTCCAATTGCCGATTACGTAA
- the sigX gene encoding RNA polymerase sigma factor SigX: MNDSVFHRLYDSYHQDVFQFLIYLVKNRQTAEDLVQEVYVRVLRAYSRFEGKSSEKTWLFSIAKNVAIDHFRKQSVRKKRLFESFDWETMQLASTDMLPEDSVQLNDEMKTLLIALDDCTGDQKMVIIMRYFQELSIAETAQILNWTEGKVKTTQHRAIKALRERLSAVEKEGNVHHE, translated from the coding sequence ATGAATGACTCCGTTTTCCACCGCTTGTATGATAGCTATCATCAAGACGTTTTTCAGTTTCTCATCTATTTAGTGAAAAATAGACAAACTGCGGAAGACTTGGTCCAAGAGGTATATGTACGTGTTCTAAGGGCATATAGCAGATTTGAAGGGAAGAGCTCTGAGAAAACATGGCTATTTTCCATTGCGAAAAATGTAGCAATTGATCATTTTAGGAAGCAATCAGTCAGAAAGAAAAGGTTGTTCGAATCTTTTGATTGGGAAACAATGCAGCTTGCTTCAACTGATATGCTTCCAGAAGATTCAGTTCAATTAAACGATGAAATGAAAACTCTACTCATCGCATTGGATGATTGTACAGGTGATCAAAAAATGGTTATTATTATGCGTTATTTTCAAGAACTTTCTATTGCTGAAACAGCTCAAATATTAAACTGGACAGAAGGGAAAGTGAAAACAACGCAACATCGAGCAATAAAAGCACTTCGTGAACGATTATCTGCAGTAGAAAAGGAGGGTAATGTTCATCATGAGTGA
- a CDS encoding ECF transporter S component: MSKSKTRMLIAIAMLSSISFVLMLLAFPLPVLPAYLKVDFSDIPALIAAITMGPIAGILVAFLKNVLDWLFSGSPTGVPVGHMANFVTSILFLTPVYLIYRKVSSSKGIMYGLASGTISMAIGMSALNYFVFLPMYSYFLNFPMESGTALFNTIIFGILPFNLIKGILVTIVMIVLFKRLKPILDKVTNSFRIPDIN; this comes from the coding sequence ATGTCAAAGAGCAAGACGCGAATGCTTATAGCAATCGCTATGTTAAGTAGTATTTCGTTTGTATTAATGCTACTTGCATTTCCGTTACCAGTATTACCGGCTTATTTAAAGGTGGACTTTAGTGATATTCCTGCACTAATTGCCGCAATTACGATGGGGCCGATTGCTGGTATTCTCGTAGCATTTTTGAAAAATGTGCTAGATTGGTTGTTTTCAGGTAGTCCAACCGGTGTTCCGGTAGGACATATGGCGAATTTTGTAACCAGTATTTTATTTTTAACACCGGTTTACTTAATTTATCGTAAAGTTTCATCTTCAAAAGGAATTATGTATGGTTTAGCCTCTGGGACGATTTCCATGGCAATAGGGATGAGTGCATTAAATTATTTTGTATTTTTACCTATGTATTCTTATTTTTTAAATTTCCCAATGGAATCAGGTACTGCGTTATTTAATACGATTATTTTCGGTATTTTACCGTTTAATTTGATCAAAGGTATTTTAGTAACGATTGTTATGATTGTCCTATTCAAACGATTAAAACCTATACTGGATAAAGTAACTAATTCATTCAGAATTCCTGATATAAATTAA
- a CDS encoding ferredoxin: MAKYTIVDKDTCIACGACGAAAPDIYDYDDEGIAFVILDDNMGTAEVPDELLEDMEDAFEGCPTDSIKVADESFEGDALKFE, from the coding sequence ATGGCAAAATATACAATAGTTGACAAAGATACATGTATCGCTTGTGGCGCTTGTGGTGCCGCTGCACCAGATATATATGATTATGATGACGAAGGAATAGCATTCGTTATTTTAGATGATAACATGGGTACTGCTGAAGTTCCAGACGAATTACTAGAAGATATGGAAGATGCATTCGAAGGTTGCCCAACTGACTCTATTAAAGTAGCAGATGAATCATTTGAAGGCGACGCTTTAAAGTTTGAATAA
- a CDS encoding helix-turn-helix domain-containing protein has protein sequence MYFHQLLLLIIHKFHGERSSTAPFYLLKGKKSGQTIQDVTYFNLHPFFSLYPKLSKEEYNVEVTKLLSNEFIEMNESSISLTEKGFLQMNSNRKPLYNGWLYRGNEVVFWNRIELVVQTLSNFQADEKRFVPNQKNQLVHQFVRSYLVMKNFQDSAFVIEFKKQIEQLLVSPIFEDIHRELFVYRLSGYDKSGMTWEQLARYYNLSILDVKLLFIEGLHIALAAITKERYPDLYAITKDIEVMTPLTDSAMKTYRLWEKGYNIHEIAEMRFLKINTIEDHIIEIVSIKQDFPIVDFMNEEQVRKVVQTSKELQTKKLKKIREQFPELSFFQIRLALTKGEVVNG, from the coding sequence TTGTATTTTCATCAACTATTATTATTAATCATACATAAATTCCATGGTGAGAGATCTTCTACAGCCCCATTCTATTTGTTAAAAGGGAAAAAATCAGGCCAAACTATACAAGATGTTACTTATTTTAACTTACATCCTTTTTTTTCACTTTATCCTAAACTCTCTAAAGAAGAATATAATGTTGAAGTTACTAAGCTATTATCAAACGAATTTATTGAAATGAATGAGTCATCCATTTCATTAACAGAGAAAGGCTTTCTTCAAATGAATTCAAACCGCAAGCCTTTATATAATGGATGGTTATATAGAGGAAATGAGGTTGTATTTTGGAATAGGATAGAGTTAGTTGTGCAAACATTGTCTAACTTTCAAGCAGATGAAAAACGGTTTGTTCCAAATCAAAAAAATCAACTCGTTCATCAATTTGTGCGATCATATTTAGTAATGAAAAACTTCCAGGACTCGGCATTCGTAATTGAATTTAAAAAACAAATAGAGCAATTACTTGTTAGTCCAATCTTTGAAGACATTCACCGGGAGCTATTTGTTTATCGATTAAGTGGATATGACAAAAGTGGAATGACCTGGGAGCAACTTGCTCGCTATTACAATCTAAGTATTTTGGATGTGAAATTATTATTTATTGAAGGTTTACATATAGCTTTAGCTGCAATAACAAAAGAAAGATATCCAGATTTATACGCCATTACAAAAGATATTGAAGTAATGACACCTTTAACCGATTCAGCAATGAAAACGTATCGTTTATGGGAAAAAGGGTATAACATCCATGAAATTGCAGAAATGCGATTTTTAAAAATAAATACGATAGAAGATCATATAATTGAAATAGTTTCAATAAAACAGGATTTTCCAATAGTGGATTTTATGAATGAAGAACAAGTACGAAAAGTGGTACAAACTTCAAAGGAATTACAAACAAAGAAATTAAAAAAAATTCGAGAACAATTTCCAGAATTAAGTTTTTTTCAAATAAGACTTGCACTTACAAAAGGGGAAGTAGTGAATGGATAA